In a single window of the Nodularia spumigena CCY9414 genome:
- a CDS encoding efflux RND transporter periplasmic adaptor subunit — translation MEAQIPEIDEAASPRKYPKKTGVRNLLIASGMVVAIAFGIYQRLSAEQEVAVSPPLTVQTLKLKPVQSYQVTRFYTGEVVATRRSDLGFERGGKVIEIIFNQGQTVEKGAVIARLDTQSLQAQLAQLAAQKLRAVAELRELQNGPRPETIAAARSQVADLENRLRLENIRRDRRSSLYAEGAISREQLDEVAFNRDALADRLSAAQSELEALQNGTRSEQIAAQAATVTQIAASIRDVEISIEKSTLRAPFRGVVGERNLDEGTVVQAGQAIVRLVENVTPEVEIGVPPQVVQTLKVGSRQQVQVSDRIYTAQVLAHKPEINPQTRTRTVVLQLVSTGQTMPASGEIARLQVEQMVSTQGFWLPVSSLIKGEQGLWSCFVVASEGETDVIERQDVEVLYTEGDRVLVRGTITAGEEVVNSGTNRLVSGQIVKSVNSEQ, via the coding sequence ATGGAAGCCCAAATACCAGAAATAGATGAGGCCGCCTCGCCTCGGAAATATCCAAAAAAGACTGGCGTGAGGAATCTGCTAATTGCGAGTGGGATGGTGGTGGCGATCGCCTTTGGAATTTATCAACGGTTATCTGCTGAACAGGAAGTTGCTGTTTCTCCCCCATTGACAGTGCAAACCCTGAAGCTCAAGCCTGTACAGTCATACCAAGTAACGCGTTTTTATACAGGCGAAGTAGTAGCCACTCGCCGCAGCGACTTGGGCTTTGAGCGGGGAGGCAAAGTCATTGAAATCATCTTCAATCAAGGACAAACCGTAGAAAAAGGCGCAGTAATTGCCCGGTTAGATACGCAAAGTCTCCAAGCACAATTGGCACAGTTAGCAGCGCAAAAATTGCGTGCAGTGGCAGAATTACGAGAATTGCAGAATGGTCCACGCCCAGAAACCATTGCTGCGGCTCGTTCTCAAGTAGCAGATTTAGAAAATCGGTTGCGTTTGGAAAATATTCGCCGCGATCGCCGCAGTTCCCTGTACGCAGAAGGCGCGATTTCCCGTGAACAGTTGGATGAAGTGGCATTTAATCGAGATGCCCTCGCCGACCGCCTGTCCGCCGCTCAGAGTGAATTAGAAGCATTGCAGAACGGTACACGCTCTGAACAAATCGCCGCCCAAGCTGCTACTGTGACGCAAATTGCAGCCAGTATACGCGATGTAGAAATCAGTATCGAGAAAAGCACCCTCCGCGCTCCCTTTCGTGGTGTGGTTGGGGAACGAAATTTAGACGAAGGCACTGTGGTACAAGCCGGACAGGCTATTGTGCGGCTAGTGGAAAATGTCACCCCGGAAGTAGAAATTGGCGTACCGCCCCAAGTCGTGCAGACCCTGAAAGTAGGCAGCCGTCAACAGGTGCAGGTAAGCGATCGCATTTATACTGCCCAAGTCCTGGCTCATAAACCAGAAATCAACCCCCAAACCCGGACTAGAACGGTGGTTTTGCAATTAGTTTCTACAGGTCAAACCATGCCAGCATCAGGAGAAATCGCCCGTCTGCAAGTGGAACAAATGGTATCTACCCAAGGATTTTGGTTGCCAGTATCCTCCTTAATTAAGGGAGAACAAGGATTATGGTCTTGCTTTGTGGTTGCGTCAGAGGGAGAAACCGATGTTATTGAACGACAGGATGTGGAAGTGTTGTATACCGAAGGCGATCGCGTTTTAGTGCGCGGTACAATCACCGCCGGGGAAGAGGTTGTTAATAGTGGCACTAACCGCTTAGTTTCTGGGCAAATCGTAAAATCAGTGAACAGTGAACAGTGA
- a CDS encoding PadR family transcriptional regulator translates to MSLAHAIATILLQSPQTGYDLSKEFSERVSCYWQATSQQIYRELARMQEKGWVEVEVLPQSVRPDKKIYSLTDVGRQELISWIAQPSEPTAIREDLLVKVRGGFIIPEDILIREIERRKQFHQQKLAYYRSRELEFGDVDHLSRPQRHMYLTLRCGIRYETMWIEWCDEAIACLIKC, encoded by the coding sequence ATGAGCCTAGCCCATGCGATCGCCACTATCTTGCTTCAATCTCCTCAGACAGGTTACGATCTGAGCAAAGAATTTAGTGAAAGAGTCAGTTGCTATTGGCAAGCTACCTCCCAGCAGATTTACCGAGAACTAGCAAGAATGCAGGAAAAAGGCTGGGTAGAAGTGGAAGTATTACCACAATCGGTTCGTCCTGACAAAAAAATCTATTCTCTTACCGATGTAGGTAGACAAGAATTGATTTCTTGGATTGCTCAACCCTCTGAACCAACAGCAATCCGTGAGGATTTACTGGTAAAGGTACGCGGTGGGTTTATAATTCCTGAAGATATCCTCATCCGTGAAATTGAACGCCGCAAGCAATTCCATCAGCAAAAATTGGCGTATTATCGCTCCCGCGAACTAGAATTTGGCGATGTGGATCATCTGTCTCGCCCGCAACGACATATGTATCTCACCTTGCGGTGCGGTATTCGCTACGAAACTATGTGGATAGAATGGTGCGATGAAGCGATCGCCTGTTTAATAAAATGTTAA
- the tnpA gene encoding IS200/IS605 family transposase, with the protein MIQKYKSNNNITYSCKYHVVWCPKYRRKVLVQGVDVRLKAILQEVATEFKSELIEMEVMPDHVHILVEVDPQFGIAKLIRYMKGRSSRFLRQEFPWLKSRLPTLWTNSYFVSTVGGAPISVIKQYIENQKNV; encoded by the coding sequence ATGATCCAAAAATACAAATCAAACAACAATATTACCTACTCTTGTAAATACCATGTTGTCTGGTGTCCCAAATATCGGAGGAAAGTTTTAGTTCAAGGTGTAGATGTTCGCCTTAAAGCTATTTTGCAGGAAGTAGCTACAGAGTTCAAGAGCGAACTTATCGAGATGGAAGTAATGCCAGATCATGTACACATATTAGTCGAGGTAGATCCTCAATTTGGAATTGCAAAATTAATTCGATATATGAAAGGACGTTCATCTCGGTTTTTGAGACAAGAGTTTCCTTGGCTAAAAAGTCGGCTACCAACACTTTGGACAAATAGCTATTTTGTTTCAACTGTTGGGGGTGCGCCGATTTCAGTTATTAAGCAATACATCGAAAATCAAAAAAATGTCTAA
- a CDS encoding formylglycine-generating enzyme family protein, which yields AGGFGLAVIGNRLLFPSDSGDITTTTPVTSEIPPVVVETPSPSQPSTPSNSVETFSFETVTVNVQGNITNRRNLQAEYFEENLGNGVSLEMVQIPGGTFTMGSPPEEAARDDDEGPQRQVRVPGFFMGKYAVTQAQYQAIMGTNPANFKGEKRPVETVSWDEAVEFCEKLSQKTGKTYRLPSEAEWEYACRAGTTTPFYFGETITTDLVNYDGNFPYASAPKGEYRQQTTNVGNFPPNSFGLYDMHGNIWEWCQDIYNSSYQGAPIDGTPWLNGSDNNTKLLRGGGWFSDAGLCRSAIRVRYARANRDDDVGFRVVAVAVA from the coding sequence TAGCTGGGGGATTTGGTTTGGCTGTTATCGGGAATCGGTTGTTATTTCCCTCTGATTCTGGAGATATTACTACTACAACTCCGGTGACAAGTGAAATTCCACCAGTAGTTGTAGAAACTCCTTCTCCTTCCCAACCTTCTACTCCCTCAAATAGCGTGGAAACCTTTTCCTTTGAAACTGTTACCGTAAATGTACAGGGAAATATTACTAACCGCCGCAACCTGCAAGCAGAATACTTTGAAGAAAATTTAGGAAATGGTGTGTCTTTGGAAATGGTGCAGATACCAGGGGGAACTTTTACAATGGGTTCACCACCAGAGGAAGCAGCGCGAGATGACGATGAAGGTCCCCAGCGTCAGGTAAGGGTTCCTGGTTTCTTCATGGGTAAATATGCAGTTACTCAGGCACAGTATCAAGCAATTATGGGGACAAATCCTGCTAACTTCAAGGGTGAGAAAAGACCTGTAGAAACAGTAAGTTGGGATGAGGCGGTAGAATTCTGTGAAAAATTGAGTCAGAAGACAGGAAAAACCTACAGGCTACCCAGCGAGGCTGAATGGGAATATGCTTGTCGTGCGGGAACAACGACACCGTTTTATTTTGGTGAAACGATTACCACAGATTTAGTTAATTACGACGGAAATTTTCCATACGCCTCAGCACCAAAAGGTGAATATCGTCAGCAAACAACAAATGTAGGAAATTTTCCGCCAAACTCTTTCGGTTTATACGATATGCATGGTAATATATGGGAATGGTGTCAAGATATATATAATAGTAGCTACCAAGGCGCGCCCATAGACGGTACTCCGTGGTTGAATGGTAGCGATAATAACACAAAGCTGCTGCGTGGCGGTGGTTGGTTCAGCGACGCTGGGCTTTGCCGTTCTGCCATTCGCGTTAGGTACGCGCGCGCGAATCGTGACGACGATGTTGGTTTTCGCGTGGTGGCTGTGGCTGTGGCGTGA
- a CDS encoding GumC family protein: MNQNQLVHHSSINAVDVRRIAKSLLRRRFLCLGVSGILMSIAALLAVNTKTNYQSSMQILVNSNLYEGVRLNNIQLSGNSEFTEPNLPVFDYSAQMKLMVSSKLIQKAVDILHSDYPDITVEDIKGNNKNNKESPLVVSQLEGKGGVNQVPSPVIEVSFNHDDPVKTQRVLKALQKVYQDYNLEQQKERLNQGLTFVSTRLPQIKQELSQAEENLENFRTKHNILDPEVQSKILLESLANIQQQRQTTRAQLKDVEAQYNNLEQKIAVLSEDAKIASRLNQSTRYQSLLNEVQKTELAIATEQIRYTEESPILQQLRQQNQNQKRLLQQEVKKLLGDKAINTTSTKNLLLIQKQTAEIDPVLLQEFIQVQTIVKGLIAHENSLSESEKRLSSQLSKYPSLISEYNRLLPAVENKRKILEQLLQTQQYLGLKISQGGFDWEVLEEPALGTSTSNRRSILLLGGVVVSPILGLAIALTWGMFNYTIYSVQELQKLTKLRLLGSVPKLAPLGLKKRLPIRFWQKQQNLAPSLVEATTWLPCHESLNMVYQNIQIFKHPYPFKSLMLTSALSREGKTTLALGLAASAARMHRRVLLIDANLRCPNLHKNLQLSNDWGLSLLLVDETNTQVQDYIQPIHPSIDILTAGPTAEDTINLLSSQRMQELIELFEQTYDLVIIDAPPILGTVDSRILASFCDGIVIVGRIGQITPNELMQTTEILSNLNLVGIIANDVSRG, from the coding sequence ATGAATCAAAACCAACTGGTTCATCACTCTTCAATAAACGCAGTTGATGTCAGACGAATAGCTAAAAGTTTGCTTCGTCGACGCTTTTTGTGCTTAGGTGTTTCCGGAATTTTGATGTCAATTGCTGCTCTCCTGGCTGTCAATACCAAAACGAATTACCAAAGCTCTATGCAGATACTGGTAAATTCCAATTTATATGAAGGTGTCAGATTAAATAATATCCAATTAAGTGGAAATAGTGAATTTACTGAACCAAACCTACCAGTATTTGACTACAGCGCTCAGATGAAACTGATGGTGAGTTCTAAATTGATCCAGAAAGCTGTAGATATTCTTCATTCTGATTATCCAGATATTACCGTAGAAGATATTAAGGGTAATAATAAGAACAACAAAGAATCACCTTTGGTAGTCAGTCAATTAGAAGGTAAGGGTGGAGTTAATCAAGTTCCTAGTCCAGTAATTGAAGTGTCCTTTAATCATGACGATCCAGTTAAAACACAAAGAGTGCTGAAAGCTCTACAAAAAGTTTATCAAGACTACAATCTAGAGCAACAAAAAGAACGACTCAACCAAGGACTAACTTTTGTTAGCACTCGCTTACCCCAGATTAAACAAGAACTCAGTCAAGCAGAAGAAAACTTAGAAAACTTTCGCACCAAGCATAATATACTCGATCCGGAAGTGCAAAGTAAAATCCTGCTAGAATCTCTTGCTAATATTCAACAACAGCGACAAACCACCCGCGCACAGCTAAAAGATGTAGAAGCTCAGTACAATAACCTAGAACAAAAAATAGCTGTTTTATCTGAGGATGCAAAAATTGCTTCTCGTTTAAATCAGTCAACTCGTTACCAATCGCTATTGAATGAAGTTCAAAAGACTGAATTGGCGATCGCTACAGAGCAAATCCGCTACACAGAGGAGTCCCCAATATTACAACAACTCAGACAGCAAAACCAGAATCAAAAAAGGCTGTTACAGCAAGAAGTGAAAAAATTGCTCGGTGACAAAGCTATCAATACCACCAGTACCAAAAATTTACTATTGATCCAAAAGCAAACAGCAGAAATTGATCCAGTACTGCTACAAGAGTTTATTCAGGTACAAACAATTGTTAAAGGACTCATTGCTCATGAAAATAGTTTATCTGAATCAGAAAAGCGACTCAGTTCGCAACTAAGCAAATATCCCAGCCTGATATCTGAGTATAACCGCTTACTACCAGCAGTAGAAAATAAACGTAAAATACTTGAGCAATTACTCCAGACGCAACAGTATTTGGGATTAAAGATCTCTCAGGGAGGCTTTGATTGGGAAGTATTAGAGGAACCTGCTTTGGGGACTTCTACAAGTAACCGCAGATCCATACTTTTATTGGGAGGAGTTGTAGTCAGCCCGATTTTAGGGCTGGCGATCGCCCTCACTTGGGGAATGTTTAATTACACTATTTATTCAGTACAAGAATTACAGAAGCTAACGAAACTGCGATTACTCGGTTCAGTACCAAAACTAGCGCCCCTTGGTCTCAAAAAGCGTTTACCCATCAGGTTTTGGCAGAAACAACAAAATTTAGCTCCTTCTTTGGTAGAAGCGACCACTTGGTTACCTTGTCACGAAAGCTTGAATATGGTGTACCAAAACATTCAAATATTCAAGCATCCTTACCCCTTCAAGTCCCTGATGTTAACTTCCGCCCTATCTAGAGAAGGTAAGACAACCTTAGCGCTGGGACTAGCGGCTAGTGCGGCTCGGATGCATCGGCGCGTACTATTGATTGATGCTAACCTGCGTTGTCCTAACCTACACAAAAACTTGCAACTATCTAATGACTGGGGACTATCTCTGTTATTAGTCGATGAAACAAATACCCAAGTTCAAGATTATATCCAGCCGATTCACCCTTCCATTGATATTTTGACTGCTGGCCCTACAGCCGAAGACACAATCAACCTGCTGAGTTCTCAACGAATGCAAGAACTGATAGAGTTGTTTGAGCAGACCTATGATCTAGTGATTATAGATGCTCCGCCCATTTTAGGCACAGTCGATTCTAGGATTTTGGCATCATTCTGTGATGGAATTGTGATCGTAGGGCGCATTGGTCAGATCACGCCCAATGAACTCATGCAAACTACAGAAATATTAAGCAATTTGAATTTAGTGGGAATTATTGCTAACGATGTCAGCAGGGGGTAG
- a CDS encoding RluA family pseudouridine synthase: MVGDLRVSYWYEGFCPVSGECLRLPRTVFVEAIARDLMQQLATDAVYNREGKMYGVLLVELPTGETQVLKAFSGVLNGFSVIEGWVPPIPGRDDVALEEAHTLAELENIKQELITLKQLRERQQCEILSYDFEQQLQQMSNFHRQSKQERDAKRQLFYQEITGEALTTALAELEEESRQQGIERRKLKAQQNAVLQPLQEFISATDRQIQQLKQRRKALSRQLQAQMHAAYSLMNFLGQSASLQKLMPAGSIPTGTGDCCAPKLLHYAAQQGLKPLAMAEFWWGESSENQEKVQGEFYQACVERCQPLMGFLLSGLKSQSPVPSTPMQSSLSSNLNDRAGFNLPIIYEDEWLIAVNKPPGLLAVPGRYRDTQDSVLSRWRYWFPDDAEIMAVHRLDQETSGILLLARVRQIHRQLSQQFQQRQVHKVYEAILFGAVTDEQGVIELPLWGSPENRPYQQVNWQYGKISVTQFRVIGREGNYTRVEFIPVTGRTHQLRVHAADQLGLGMTILGDRLYGCNAAASRLHLHARQLSFKHPQLGETIDLVAKTPF; encoded by the coding sequence ATGGTCGGTGATTTAAGGGTTAGTTATTGGTATGAGGGGTTTTGTCCTGTCAGTGGGGAATGCCTGAGATTGCCCCGCACTGTTTTTGTGGAGGCGATCGCTCGTGATTTAATGCAGCAATTAGCGACCGATGCGGTTTATAATCGGGAGGGGAAGATGTACGGTGTTTTGCTGGTTGAACTTCCTACGGGCGAAACACAAGTTTTAAAAGCGTTTTCTGGTGTTCTCAATGGTTTCAGTGTAATTGAGGGTTGGGTTCCACCAATTCCGGGACGAGATGACGTAGCTTTAGAGGAAGCCCACACTTTAGCTGAATTAGAGAATATCAAGCAGGAATTAATTACTCTCAAGCAACTCAGAGAACGACAGCAGTGTGAAATTCTATCTTACGATTTTGAGCAGCAATTGCAACAGATGAGTAATTTCCATCGCCAGTCTAAACAAGAACGCGACGCAAAACGTCAGCTATTTTACCAAGAAATCACAGGGGAAGCACTGACTACTGCATTGGCAGAACTGGAAGAGGAAAGCCGTCAGCAAGGAATTGAACGCCGCAAACTCAAAGCTCAACAAAATGCTGTGTTGCAACCTTTACAGGAATTCATCTCAGCAACAGACAGACAGATACAGCAACTAAAACAACGGCGTAAAGCACTATCTCGCCAATTGCAGGCGCAAATGCACGCGGCTTATTCCCTAATGAATTTTTTAGGGCAATCGGCATCTTTACAAAAATTAATGCCAGCCGGGTCTATACCAACGGGTACGGGAGATTGTTGTGCGCCGAAGTTACTGCACTATGCGGCACAGCAGGGACTGAAACCTCTAGCAATGGCGGAGTTTTGGTGGGGGGAATCTTCAGAAAATCAGGAGAAAGTACAAGGAGAATTTTATCAAGCCTGTGTTGAGCGTTGTCAGCCGTTAATGGGGTTTTTGCTTTCTGGTTTAAAATCTCAGTCTCCAGTACCTTCAACACCAATGCAAAGCAGTTTAAGCAGTAATTTAAATGATAGAGCAGGGTTTAATTTACCGATTATTTATGAAGATGAATGGCTGATTGCTGTGAACAAACCCCCAGGGCTACTTGCGGTTCCTGGTCGTTATCGGGATACTCAAGATAGTGTTCTGAGTCGTTGGCGTTATTGGTTTCCAGATGATGCGGAAATTATGGCTGTGCATCGGCTAGATCAGGAAACTTCTGGTATTTTACTATTGGCGCGGGTTAGGCAAATTCATCGACAACTGAGCCAGCAATTTCAACAACGCCAAGTTCACAAGGTTTATGAGGCTATACTTTTCGGTGCTGTGACAGATGAACAAGGTGTAATTGAATTACCTCTGTGGGGAAGTCCGGAAAATCGCCCTTATCAGCAAGTTAATTGGCAATATGGTAAAATCAGTGTGACTCAATTTCGGGTGATAGGAAGGGAAGGAAATTATACACGTGTTGAGTTTATTCCCGTCACAGGACGCACGCACCAATTGAGAGTTCATGCTGCTGATCAGCTAGGATTGGGGATGACTATTTTAGGCGATCGCCTGTATGGATGCAATGCTGCTGCGAGTCGGTTACATCTACACGCCAGACAACTTAGTTTTAAACATCCACAATTGGGTGAAACTATTGATCTAGTAGCAAAAACGCCGTTTTAA
- a CDS encoding SUMF1/EgtB/PvdO family nonheme iron enzyme produces the protein MRGGSWINNARNCRSANRNRNARANRNNNVGFRVVAVAVA, from the coding sequence CTGCGTGGCGGTAGTTGGATCAACAACGCTAGGAATTGCCGTTCTGCCAATCGCAATAGGAACGCGCGCGCGAATCGTAACAACAATGTTGGTTTTCGCGTGGTGGCTGTGGCTGTGGCGTGA
- a CDS encoding SpoIID/LytB domain-containing protein — MKFQLLLGSLFSQIKVRHWWIGIFLWMALVAPAQASVILRVAIERGVNQVKVGSSTTAVVKDSTGRTLGQLPAMSSFNAQTIPGGVALDRWQSGLFWIEPTGDGFVYIGDRWYRGRTLVVPTDKGLDVVNWVDLEEYLYSVIGGEMDSGWPQEALKAQAIAARTYALYKRNEQRNNPTYDLGDSPDRWQIYKGVISESPSIYAAVDATAGKVLTHNNEIILSVFHACSGGHTENVEDVWGNPLAYLRAVQDYDQNISACNWERTFTSNEISSRISGVGNVTDMIAEALSPFRSVKSLRIVGDKGTRVLKGEQVRTALKLRSTRFNITKGANGSFVLQGLGFGHGLGMSQWGAYNLARQGANHLQILGHYYQGVALTPIQTK; from the coding sequence ATGAAATTTCAACTGTTATTAGGCTCTCTATTTTCCCAGATCAAAGTCCGTCATTGGTGGATAGGTATCTTCTTGTGGATGGCTTTAGTCGCCCCAGCTCAAGCATCTGTAATCCTGCGCGTGGCAATTGAGAGGGGAGTTAATCAGGTGAAAGTTGGTAGTTCCACAACTGCGGTTGTTAAAGATAGTACTGGTCGTACTCTCGGACAATTGCCGGCTATGAGTTCATTTAATGCTCAAACTATCCCCGGTGGTGTAGCTTTGGATAGGTGGCAATCTGGCTTATTTTGGATTGAACCAACAGGTGATGGATTTGTTTATATTGGCGATCGCTGGTATCGTGGCAGAACGCTGGTTGTTCCCACAGATAAAGGTTTAGATGTCGTTAACTGGGTTGATTTAGAAGAATATCTTTACAGTGTCATCGGTGGCGAAATGGATTCTGGATGGCCCCAGGAGGCTCTCAAAGCCCAAGCGATCGCAGCTCGTACCTATGCCCTCTACAAGCGCAACGAACAGCGCAACAACCCCACCTACGACTTAGGCGATAGTCCCGACCGTTGGCAAATTTATAAAGGAGTGATCAGCGAATCACCCTCTATTTACGCCGCAGTTGATGCCACAGCCGGAAAAGTATTAACACATAATAACGAAATTATTCTTTCAGTTTTCCACGCTTGTTCGGGGGGACACACTGAAAATGTCGAAGATGTTTGGGGAAATCCCCTCGCTTACCTGCGTGCTGTTCAAGACTACGATCAAAACATCAGCGCCTGTAATTGGGAGAGAACCTTTACCTCTAACGAAATTAGCTCTAGAATTTCTGGTGTAGGAAATGTCACAGACATGATTGCAGAAGCCCTCTCGCCTTTCCGTAGTGTTAAATCCTTAAGAATTGTCGGTGACAAAGGTACAAGGGTGCTAAAAGGCGAACAAGTCCGGACTGCACTCAAACTGAGAAGTACTCGCTTTAATATCACTAAAGGCGCAAATGGAAGTTTTGTACTACAAGGTTTAGGCTTTGGTCATGGCTTAGGAATGAGTCAGTGGGGAGCGTACAATCTAGCTCGACAGGGAGCCAACCACCTACAAATTTTAGGACATTACTATCAAGGAGTAGCCCTCACACCAATTCAAACCAAGTAA
- a CDS encoding ribonuclease Z → MQITFLGTSSGVPTRSRNVSSIALRLPQRAELWLLDCGEGTQHQLLRSDLKMSQLSRIFITHLHGDHIFGLMGLLASCGLAGNVQRVDLYGPPGLNEYIQAATRYSHTHFSYPVKVHVVQPGIIYEDDEFTVSCSLLHHRITAFGYRIAEKDRPGRFDIEKAQALQIPSGPIYGKLKRGETVTLPDGRVINGNQLCGPTEIGRKIAYCTDTIYSEGAVELAQDADVLIHEATFAHQDADLAFQRLHSTTTMAAQTALVAGAHKLIMTHFSPRYAPGNTIELKDLLHEARAIFPKTDMAYDFMDYGVPRRREAELTPINK, encoded by the coding sequence GTGCAGATCACATTTTTAGGGACAAGTTCTGGAGTACCCACGCGATCGCGCAATGTTTCCAGCATAGCGCTGAGATTACCCCAAAGAGCAGAACTGTGGTTATTAGACTGTGGCGAAGGCACTCAGCATCAACTATTGCGGAGTGACCTAAAAATGAGTCAACTATCGCGAATTTTCATCACCCATCTGCACGGTGACCATATTTTTGGCTTAATGGGACTCCTTGCTAGTTGCGGTTTAGCCGGAAATGTGCAACGAGTTGATCTCTATGGACCACCGGGACTAAATGAATATATCCAAGCAGCTACACGTTACTCACACACACACTTTTCCTATCCGGTGAAAGTTCATGTTGTCCAACCCGGAATCATTTATGAAGATGATGAATTCACCGTTAGCTGTAGTCTTTTACATCATCGTATTACAGCATTTGGTTATCGCATAGCCGAAAAAGACCGACCAGGACGCTTTGATATAGAAAAAGCCCAAGCCTTGCAAATTCCCTCCGGTCCGATTTACGGTAAACTCAAACGTGGTGAAACAGTCACACTTCCCGACGGAAGAGTCATTAACGGGAATCAATTATGTGGTCCCACAGAAATTGGACGTAAGATAGCTTATTGTACAGATACAATTTATTCCGAAGGCGCGGTAGAATTGGCACAAGATGCCGATGTCTTGATTCATGAAGCTACCTTTGCCCACCAAGATGCAGATTTAGCCTTTCAGCGATTGCATTCCACAACCACAATGGCGGCGCAAACAGCCTTAGTCGCTGGGGCGCATAAATTAATTATGACACATTTCAGTCCCCGCTATGCGCCGGGAAACACAATAGAATTAAAAGATTTACTTCATGAAGCTAGGGCGATTTTCCCAAAAACAGATATGGCTTATGATTTCATGGATTATGGTGTACCCAGGAGACGAGAAGCCGAGTTAACTCCAATAAATAAGTAA